Proteins co-encoded in one Malus sylvestris chromosome 9, drMalSylv7.2, whole genome shotgun sequence genomic window:
- the LOC126634665 gene encoding protein argonaute 16 codes for MEDVASAGIADGEPQPAPPSPTIPPKLKPEVMTPSKYSIMSRRGTGTTGKEINLLANHFKVSVNVPDAVFYQYSVSITSEDKKVVEGKGIGRKLIDRLYQTYSSELGGKKFAYDGEKALYTVGPLPQNKLEFTVVLEETFAKHENGSTNGTEKRSRRSFRSRTFNLEISYAAKIPLKPISLVLEGADVENTQDSLRVLDIILRQQAANRGCLLVRQSFFHDDSRNFTDVGGGVKGVRGFHSSFRPTQGGLSLNMDVSTTMILTPGPVIDFLLANQDVREPRYIDWVKAKRMLKNMRINARHRNMEFKIIGLSEKPCNQQYFPMKLKIGDNGTSEDQTVEITVYEYFTKHCGVEITSSQYMPCLDVGKPKRPNYLPLELCSLVSLQRYTKALSSKQRASLVEKSRQKPQERIRTVTDAMKKYQYDDDPVLATCGISINKELTQVKGRVLETPKLKVGNSDDCIPRNGRWNFNNKTLLNPTRIDRWIVVNFSARCDTSHLSRELINCGRKKGIIIERPFTLIEEDPQCRRLTPVARVDKMFEQILAKLPGEPQFILCVLPEKKNSDIYGPWKKQSLTEFGIATQCISPTKISDQYLTNVLLKINTKLGGINSLLAIEHSSRVPLVKDTPTMILGMDVSHGSPGRSDIPSVAAVVSSRSWPLISRYRAAVRTQSPKMEMIDALYKPLENGTDAGIIRELLVDFYKTSNGRKPTQIIVFRDGVSESQFNQVLNIELDQIIKAYQHLGEVNVPKFTLIIAQKNHHTKLFQQGSPDNVPAGTVVDTEIVHPRNYDFYMCAQAGMIGTSRPAHYHVLVDEIGFSPDDLQNLIHSLSYVYQRSTTAISIVAPICYAHLAAAQVGQFMKFEDLSETSSGKGSVTSSESVPVPELPKLHENVQGSMFFC; via the exons ATGGAGGATGTAGCTAGTGCTGGAATTGCAGACGGGGAACCACAACCGGCCCCACCCTCTCCAACCATACCACCTAAATTGAAGCCAGAAGTAATGACTCCTTCAAAATATTCTATCATGAGTAGGCGTGGAACTGGAACTACTGGGAAAGAGATAAATTTGCTCGCAAATCACTTCAAAGTTTCTGTGAATGTTCCAGATGCTGTATTTTACCAGTATTCT GTTTCTATTACTTCAGAAGATAAGAAAGTTGTTGAAGGCAAGGGAATCGGGAGAAAACTTATTGACAGGCTTTATCAAACATACTCTTCAGAACTTGGTGGTAAAAAGTTTGCATACGATGGGGAGAAAGCACTGTACACAGTGGGTCCTCTGCCACAGAACAAGCTTGAGTTCACGGTTGTTCTGGAGGAAACGTTTGCAAAGCA TGAAAATGGGAGCACCAATGGGACCGAAAAACGGTCAAGACGTTCTTTTCGGTCAAGAACTTTCAACTTAGAGATAAGTTATGCTGCCAAAATACCTCTGAAACCAATTTCTCTTGTCCTCGAGGGAGCTGATGTAGAAAATACGCAAGATTCACTGAGAGTGCTTGATATTATTCTGCGGCAGCAAGCAGCTAACAG GGGTTGCCTTCTAGTACGACAGTCATTCTTCCATGATGACTCTAGAAACTTTACTGATGTTGGAGGAGGTGTAAAAGGTGTTCGGGGATTTCATTCTAGTTTTCGTCCAACTCAGGGTGGCTTATCCTTGAATATGG ATGTATCTACAACAATGATCCTAACACCTGGACCTGTGATTGATTTTCTGTTAGCTAACCAGGATGTAAGAGAACCTCGCTACATAGACTGGGTAAAG GCCAAGAGAATGCTGAAAAATATGAGGATTAATGCAAGACACCGTAACAtggaattcaaaataataggCTTAAGTGAGAAGCCATGTAATCAGCAATA TTTTCCTATGAAGTTAAAAATTGGTGACAATGGCACGAGTGAGGATCAGACTGTGGAGATTACTGTTTATGAGTATTTCACTAAACACTGTGGTGTAGAAATCACCTCTTCTCAGTACATGCCATGCCTTGATGTTGGCAAGCCCAAGAGGCCTAACTATCTGCCTCTGGAG CTTTGTTCACTAGTTTCGCTTCAGCGGTATACAAAAGCATTATCTTCAAAGCAGAGGGCATCCTTAGTTGAAAAATCAAGGCAGAAGCCTCAGGAAAGAATAAGAACTGTGACTGAT GCTATGAAAAAATACCAGTATGATGATGATCCTGTGCTTGCTACATGTGGTATTTCTATAAATAAGGAATTGACTCAGGTCAAGGGCCGTGTTCTTGAGACTCCGAAG TTAAAGGTTGGTAACAGTGATGATTGCATCCCCCGTAATGGACGATGGAACTTTAACAACAAG ACACTGCTAAACCCTACTCGCATTGACCGTTGGATTGTTGTCAACTTCTCTGCACGCTGTGATACCAGTCACCTCTCACGAGAGCTTATCAACTGTGGGAGGAAGAAGGGCATT ATTATTGAGCGCCCCTTTACATTAATTGAGGAAGATCCACAATGCAGAAGACTGACCCCTGTTGCAAGAGTTGACAAGATGTTTGAACAGATTCTAGCTAAGCTTCCAGGCGAACCTCAATTCATTCTCTGTGTCTTAccagagaaaaaaaatagtgaTATTTATG GGCCTTGGAAGAAACAAAGTCTTACTGAGTTTGGGATTGCCACACAATGCATTTCCCCTACTAAGATCAGTGATCAGTACCTTACCAATGTACTTCTTAAGATAAATACTAAG CTTGGAGGAATAAATTCTTTGTTGGCAATAGAGCACTCCTCACGTGTTCCTCTGGTGAAGGATACTCCTACAATGATTTTGGGGATGGATGTCTCTCATGGGTCTCCTGGTCGATCAGATATTCCTTCTGTTGCTGCA GTTGTTAGCTCTCGAAGTTGGCCACTTATTTCAAGGTATAGAGCAGCTGTTAGAACACAATCTCCTAAGATGGAGATGATTGATGCTCTATACAAACCACTGGAAAATGGAACTGATGCTGGTATTATCAG GGAACTGCTTGTGGACTTCTATAAGACGAGCAATGGACGCAAACCAACTCAGATTATTGTCTTCAG GGATGGAGTGAGCGAGTCACAATTCAATCAAGTCTTGAATATCGAGCTAGACCAAATCATAAAG GCTTACCAGCACCTCGGGGAGGTTAACGTTCCAAAGTTTACTTTGATTATTGCACAGAAGAATCATCACACAAAGCTATTTCAACAGGGTTCCCCAGATAATGTTCCAGCAG GGACAGTTGTGGACACAGAGATTGTGCATCCAAGGAATTACGATTTCTACATGTGTGCTCAAGCAGGAATGATA GGAACTTCGAGGCCAGCGCACTATCATGTCTTGGTTGATGAGATTGGATTTTCTCCCGATGACTTGCAAAACCTCATTCACTCCCTTTCTTATGT GTACCAGAGGAGTACAACTGCAATCTCTATCG TGGCGCCCATTTGTTATGCCCACCTTGCTGCAGCACAAGTGGGGCAGTTTATGAAGTTTGAGGATCTGTCAGAAACGTCATCAGGGAAAGGCAGTGTCACTTCATCAGAAAGCGTCCCGGTTCCAGAGCTCCCTAAGTTGCATGAGAACGTCCAGGGCTCAATGTTCTTCTGCTGA